The bacterium DNA window TCATAGTGGGGGGGCTCGTAGCTTACTACATCATCTTTTCAGGATTATTTACTGTAAAGCAAGATGAAGTGGCTATTATCTTGCGATGGGGTAAAATCGTAGGGGTAGGAGAAGGACGTGTTTTGCAACCCGGATTCCACTGGTCTTTTCCCGAGCCTATAGACACAATAGTTTGTATACCGGTAAGAAAGGTAAAATCATTAGAGATAGAAGAATTTTGGAGCGCAGAATTAGACAACCCTCAAATGTCTGTTCCTGAATCTTTGATACCTTATTTACATGGTTATTGTATTAGCGGAGATAATAATTTAATCCATACACGACTGCAGGTTTCTTACAATATAACAGCGCCCATTTCCTATATTACAAAAGTAAAAGACGAAGAAGAGCTTATCAAATCTGTTGTTTCCAATGCAGTTATAGAGGTCATAGGAAATTCGTCTGTTGAAGAAGCTCTACGCACGCAATTAGAAAAAATCAGCCGTTTGGTACGTTATAAAGCTCAAAAAAGGTTAGATTCTTTAGATTCGGGGATAACCATAAGTGCTATTTATCTTGAGCGCTCTATGCCTCCATTGCGTGTAGTTGAAGCTTTTAATAGAGTTATCAGAGCCGAACAGATAAAAAGCACTTTTATAAATGAAGGTAAAACTTATGCCAACCGAGAAATAAATACAGCTAGGGGAGACGCTTCCATAATATTATCGGAAGCTCAAACATATCGAAATACCGTTGTTAATGAAACGCTTGCAGATGCTACATACATTCAGGAATTGACCCGAAAATTCAAAAAAGGCAGTGAAGAATTGGATACTTATATTTCTTATTTTTATCAGGAGAAAATGGAAGCATTACTTGTCAATTTAGAAGATAAGTTTATCCTCCAGACACCTGTTAAAGGAAAAGAAAATGAGTTGAGAATACTGCTTGGTAAAGAAACGAAATGGGAGGGAGTTAAATAATGCAAGCAGAACTTTACCATCCGGTTCACTTTCATGAAGAAGAAAGTCATTTAGTGCGAAGTCTTTTGATTACCTTAACAGGCGGAATTTTAATTTTTAATGCTTTTATTGCAACTCGTCTTTTCCCGGATTCTCCTTTAATAAGCGAACTTAGCGCTTTGGCGGGAGCTTTGCTTTTAGGCCTGCCTATGATAGTAAAATCTTTCAAAGGATTTTTTACGGGAAGACTTAGGCTTACCGAACTTGCAAGCATAGCAGTTCTTGCCTGTATAGCGCTGGGAGATTACAAAACTGCCGGTGTAGTTGCTTTTATACTTGTTTTGGGAGAGCTTTTAGAACATAGGACTGCTCTTGGCGCGCAAGAATCTATTGAATCACTTTTAAAACTAACTCCTCCTATGGCGCATATTGTTAGAGACGGAGAAGAAAAAGATATCCTCGTAAAAGAACTTAAATCAAAGGACATAATACGAATTAAACCCGGTGAAAATATCCCGGCTGACGCTGTTATAGCCCAAGGTGATACATCGGTTAACGAAGCTTCTATTACCGGAGAATCTTTTCCTGTTGATAAGAAAAAAGGCGACCGCATATTTGAGGGAACAAA harbors:
- a CDS encoding protease modulator HflK, which gives rise to MENKEQIQPAFEYLARALRMSFGALKIIVGGLVAYYIIFSGLFTVKQDEVAIILRWGKIVGVGEGRVLQPGFHWSFPEPIDTIVCIPVRKVKSLEIEEFWSAELDNPQMSVPESLIPYLHGYCISGDNNLIHTRLQVSYNITAPISYITKVKDEEELIKSVVSNAVIEVIGNSSVEEALRTQLEKISRLVRYKAQKRLDSLDSGITISAIYLERSMPPLRVVEAFNRVIRAEQIKSTFINEGKTYANREINTARGDASIILSEAQTYRNTVVNETLADATYIQELTRKFKKGSEELDTYISYFYQEKMEALLVNLEDKFILQTPVKGKENELRILLGKETKWEGVK